From a region of the Candidatus Brocadia sp. genome:
- the ftsH gene encoding ATP-dependent zinc metalloprotease FtsH: MFKDFKKIQIKMPKKFSVWHIVIAFGFFILLQMYLMNPGVRDITYSEFKKQVKDGNVVECHISHMVIRGKLREMERGTTKNAIFVTARVEDPDLVKDLESMGVRYAGHYESPWLRTFFFSWVMPLLILFLIWRFVFKRFGPASSIMTFGKSKGRLYAQEDLNVTFDDVAGIDEAKEELQEIIEFLKTPEKFRALGGKIPKGVLLVGAPGTGKTLLAKAVAGEAGVPFFNMSGSEFVEMFVGVGAARVRDLFNQADQKAPCIIFIDELDALGKARGANPMGGHDEREQTLNQLLVEMDGFDSNKGVIIMGATNRPEMLDSALLRPGRFDRQVVVDRPDLHGREAILKVHVKDVKLEKEIDLHSVAAMTPGFVGADLANLVNEAALLAARRNKTAVSMPEFEEAIDRIMAGLEKKKRLMNKKEKEIVAHHESGHALVACSVPHADPVRKISMIPRGIGALGYTLQKPTEDRYLMTRAELLDRIAILLGGRIAEDIVFNEISTGAQNDLEKATEIAKMMVKEYGMSEKMGLVTFEQGNRPLFLGGGFAASKEYSEETAREIDLEIKRIMDESFHRVKALLQEKKEILQGMAKTLMEEEVIEGEDLKKLLEELHRSNGKKEAVMKTS; this comes from the coding sequence ATGTTCAAAGATTTTAAAAAGATACAGATTAAGATGCCAAAGAAGTTTTCTGTCTGGCATATTGTTATCGCCTTTGGTTTCTTTATCCTGCTCCAGATGTATTTAATGAACCCCGGAGTACGGGATATCACGTACAGTGAGTTTAAAAAACAGGTGAAAGATGGAAACGTCGTCGAATGCCATATTTCCCATATGGTAATTCGCGGCAAACTGCGCGAGATGGAACGCGGCACCACAAAAAATGCCATCTTTGTCACCGCGCGCGTTGAGGACCCTGACCTGGTGAAAGACCTGGAATCCATGGGGGTAAGATATGCAGGACACTATGAGAGCCCGTGGCTAAGGACGTTCTTTTTCTCCTGGGTCATGCCGCTGCTGATCCTGTTTCTTATCTGGCGCTTTGTATTTAAACGATTTGGCCCCGCCAGCAGCATTATGACGTTTGGCAAGAGCAAAGGCCGCCTCTATGCCCAGGAAGACCTGAATGTAACCTTTGACGACGTGGCGGGCATCGATGAGGCCAAGGAAGAACTGCAGGAGATTATTGAATTTCTGAAGACGCCGGAAAAATTCCGCGCCCTGGGCGGCAAAATACCCAAGGGCGTTCTGCTCGTGGGCGCTCCCGGAACGGGAAAGACGCTTCTGGCAAAGGCCGTGGCGGGCGAGGCCGGGGTGCCGTTTTTCAATATGAGCGGGTCGGAATTCGTCGAAATGTTTGTCGGCGTGGGCGCTGCGCGGGTGAGGGATTTGTTTAACCAGGCAGACCAGAAGGCGCCCTGCATCATCTTTATCGATGAACTGGATGCCCTTGGCAAGGCGCGCGGCGCAAATCCCATGGGCGGGCACGATGAACGCGAGCAGACGTTAAACCAGTTGCTGGTGGAGATGGACGGCTTTGACTCCAATAAGGGGGTAATTATTATGGGCGCCACCAACCGACCGGAGATGCTGGACTCCGCCCTTTTAAGGCCCGGACGGTTTGATCGGCAGGTGGTTGTGGATCGTCCCGATCTTCATGGTCGTGAGGCAATTCTGAAGGTGCACGTAAAAGACGTGAAGTTGGAAAAAGAGATTGATCTGCATTCGGTTGCGGCGATGACGCCGGGATTTGTCGGCGCAGACCTGGCAAATCTCGTTAACGAGGCAGCCCTGCTTGCGGCGCGAAGAAACAAGACGGCCGTGAGCATGCCGGAGTTTGAAGAGGCGATTGACCGCATTATGGCCGGTCTCGAAAAAAAGAAGCGCCTGATGAACAAGAAGGAGAAGGAGATCGTTGCCCACCATGAATCAGGCCATGCCCTGGTTGCATGCTCTGTGCCGCATGCCGACCCCGTCCGCAAGATATCCATGATACCCCGTGGTATCGGGGCGCTGGGATACACCCTGCAAAAACCTACGGAAGACCGGTATCTCATGACCCGCGCGGAGCTTCTTGACCGGATAGCAATATTGCTGGGAGGGCGGATTGCAGAGGATATTGTATTTAACGAAATATCAACCGGCGCCCAGAATGATCTGGAAAAGGCAACGGAAATTGCCAAAATGATGGTCAAGGAATATGGCATGAGCGAAAAGATGGGCCTGGTGACCTTCGAGCAGGGCAACCGGCCGCTCTTTCTGGGCGGCGGGTTTGCAGCGAGCAAGGAATACAGCGAGGAAACGGCGCGGGAAATCGATCTGGAGATTAAGCGGATTATGGACGAGTCGTTTCATCGGGTAAAAGCATTGTTGCAGGAAAAGAAGGAAATCTTGCAAGGTATGGCAAAGACCCTTATGGAGGAGGAGGTTATCGAGGGTGAAGATCTGAAAAAACTCCTGGAGGAACTTCACCGGTCCAATGGAAAAAAAGAGGCTGTGATGAAGACTTCCTGA
- a CDS encoding glycosyltransferase translates to MSKSNLIVELVIPSYNRLNTLQDTLKQIRVLYPTLKVCVGLQGNVSDQDFQAQLKSDPYLRIEVLPHPSTTGTLNHCITSSQADIIVILDDDAVPCFGWLEAHIRAFDEQPDLVYTSGREVRLTKGRSAFSEWFRIMTEWFFGLFVGSDKKLNGRIVGWANKFGVILGNFNQPGICKINSPRGCNMAVRRESFLKIGGFHSGFTGNAYYFEADFGLRLAKEGYYGQYRGDAIVIHQEVPSGGSREAKRGQWFKDSLYNHKLLIHTLGPQAWIGSLPRLVKGFLTHR, encoded by the coding sequence TTGTCAAAGTCGAACCTGATCGTTGAACTGGTTATTCCAAGCTACAATCGATTAAATACCCTTCAGGATACCTTAAAACAGATTAGGGTGTTATATCCCACTCTTAAAGTCTGCGTAGGGTTACAAGGGAATGTATCCGATCAGGATTTTCAGGCCCAATTAAAGAGTGATCCATATTTACGGATTGAGGTATTACCACATCCCAGCACTACCGGTACATTGAATCATTGCATTACAAGTTCTCAGGCAGATATTATCGTAATTTTAGATGATGATGCCGTGCCTTGCTTTGGATGGCTGGAGGCGCATATCAGGGCTTTTGATGAACAGCCTGATTTGGTATATACTTCCGGACGGGAAGTTCGTTTAACGAAGGGAAGATCTGCATTCTCAGAGTGGTTTCGAATTATGACAGAATGGTTTTTTGGATTATTTGTAGGAAGTGATAAAAAATTGAATGGTCGTATCGTTGGTTGGGCCAATAAATTTGGGGTAATTTTGGGAAATTTTAATCAGCCAGGTATCTGCAAAATAAATTCTCCACGCGGATGCAATATGGCTGTAAGGCGGGAATCATTTTTAAAAATCGGTGGTTTTCATAGCGGTTTTACGGGCAATGCATACTATTTTGAAGCAGATTTTGGATTAAGACTGGCAAAAGAAGGCTACTATGGGCAGTACCGGGGCGATGCTATCGTAATTCATCAGGAGGTTCCATCTGGTGGAAGCCGTGAAGCAAAAAGGGGTCAGTGGTTTAAGGATTCATTGTATAATCACAAACTCCTGATACATACTTTGGGGCCTCAGGCGTGGATCGGCTCTCTACCCCGGTTGGTAAAAGGGTTTTTGACTCACCGGTGA
- a CDS encoding glycosyltransferase gives MEDGIYIHQKTRKISEPKEPQISVITVVYNGKKHLEQTILSVLNQRYNKIEYIIIDGNSTDGTLDIIKKYEDQIDYWLSEPDNGIYDAMNKGIDLAKGEWINFMNAGDKFYESNTIEKVFKECDLHADFIYGHHQINYDQNFSKIQKALPIQNLWKGMVFCHQSLFVKASLMKRYKFNRKNTMNADYEFIYSAYINNFRFYNTGIVVSSILAGGLSDSGCLRRVKDHWSIARTYSKSIKIDIYYMLLLTDTFLKKILKDILPKKFVNSMRSKF, from the coding sequence ACGGAATTTATATTCATCAAAAGACTAGAAAAATATCAGAACCGAAAGAGCCACAGATTAGTGTTATTACGGTAGTTTATAATGGGAAAAAACATCTCGAACAAACGATTCTTAGTGTTTTGAACCAAAGGTATAATAAAATTGAATATATTATTATTGATGGCAATTCTACAGATGGAACATTGGATATAATTAAAAAGTATGAGGATCAAATTGATTATTGGCTAAGCGAGCCCGATAATGGCATATATGATGCCATGAATAAAGGAATTGACCTGGCTAAAGGTGAATGGATCAATTTCATGAATGCCGGTGATAAATTTTATGAAAGCAATACTATTGAAAAGGTTTTTAAGGAATGCGATCTACACGCTGATTTTATTTACGGACATCACCAGATTAACTACGATCAAAATTTTTCAAAGATACAGAAAGCCCTTCCAATACAAAATCTTTGGAAAGGCATGGTTTTCTGCCATCAGAGTTTGTTCGTTAAGGCATCGCTTATGAAACGGTATAAATTTAATAGAAAAAATACCATGAATGCTGATTATGAGTTTATCTATAGCGCATATATAAATAACTTTAGATTTTACAATACCGGTATAGTTGTATCCTCAATTTTAGCAGGGGGACTATCAGATTCAGGTTGTTTGAGAAGGGTGAAGGATCATTGGTCGATAGCAAGAACGTATTCAAAGAGTATAAAAATTGATATCTATTATATGCTGTTGCTGACCGATACGTTTTTAAAAAAGATTCTTAAAGATATCCTTCCTAAAAAATTTGTGAATTCTATGAGAAGTAAGTTTTAA